Genomic window (Streptomyces sp. NBC_01431):
GGGCCGAGTCCGAACCAGATCAGGAAGATCGGCGCGAGGACGATGCGCGGGATGGCGTTGAGGACCTTGATGTACGGGCCGAGGACATCGGCGAGGAAACGGATCCGGCCCAGTGTGATGCCGAGGACCACACCCGCGGCCACGCCCACGACCCAGCCGAGCAGCGCCTCGTAGAGCGTGTACCAGATCTGTTCCCAGAGCGATCCCTGCGCGGTGCCGTGCACGGCCCACTCCCGGATCTGGTCCCAAATCGCGGAAGGCATCGAGAAGTTGAACGGGTCGATGACCTGGGCGCGGGCCAGGATCTCCCAGAGTCCGACGACCAGGGCCAGGAGCAGGACCCGGGTGCCGTGGACGAGAAACCGGCGGTTGCGGGCGGCCCGCGCGCGGGCCTGGGTCCGCAGGCCGGGCTTGAGCGACGGCACGGCGATCGTGTCAGGCGACATCGGCGGCACCCCGCTCCCGGGTGATGCGGACCTCTTCGCCGAGGGTTTCCCAGATCTCCCGGTAGATCTCGATGAACCGGGGCTCCAGGC
Coding sequences:
- a CDS encoding ABC transporter permease is translated as MSPDTIAVPSLKPGLRTQARARAARNRRFLVHGTRVLLLALVVGLWEILARAQVIDPFNFSMPSAIWDQIREWAVHGTAQGSLWEQIWYTLYEALLGWVVGVAAGVVLGITLGRIRFLADVLGPYIKVLNAIPRIVLAPIFLIWFGLGPASKVASAVVLVFFPVFFNAFQGAREVDRNLVNNARILGASNRRVTLQVVIPSATSWIFTSLHVSFGFALIGAIVGEYIGATKGLGLLVAASQGTFNAAGVYAAMAILAVVALLTEGLLTFAERRLFRWRPAEPGSER